A region of Faecalibacterium taiwanense DNA encodes the following proteins:
- a CDS encoding glycoside hydrolase family 32 protein produces the protein MNDLTLQKARAYEAEHGAAISPAERPAYHMTPYVGWLNDPNGFSYYKGKYHQFYQYNPYDVRWAPMHWGHAVSTDLLHWEYLPCALAPDSPADNGPGCFSGSATEMDDGKQLLMYTSVVAEKQPNGEMRDIQTQSIAIGDGLNYEKPACNPVLTQKDLPEGFSKFDFRDPKIWREADGTYSAVTVCLAEDGSGAAALFQSKDGFDWHFVTVLERCNNQYGKMWECPDFFPLDGKQVLMLGPMEMLPKGEFHNGHNVIAFIGSYDEATHTFTKENVQLMDGGIDFYATQTTLAPDGRRIMTAWLQTWSDTEDKPQGCKWFGQTICPRELHIKDGRIVQAPVRELDAVHGKRTLHENVTVQSETSLEGIKGRVADLTVTVQPGEYRSFTLKLAADADHYTSLTYDPYTSELTLDRSYAGSRADIVHRRSCKVRSQNGALKLRILLDKNSIEVFANDGEQTMTAWIYTPQSADGITFAADGKATVTVEQFELNL, from the coding sequence ATGAACGATTTAACTTTACAAAAAGCCCGTGCCTACGAGGCCGAGCACGGCGCAGCCATTTCCCCGGCGGAACGCCCTGCTTACCACATGACTCCTTATGTGGGCTGGCTCAACGACCCCAACGGCTTCTCTTATTATAAAGGGAAGTATCATCAGTTCTATCAGTATAACCCCTACGATGTGCGGTGGGCGCCCATGCACTGGGGTCACGCGGTCAGCACCGACCTGCTGCACTGGGAGTATCTGCCCTGTGCGCTTGCCCCGGATTCCCCGGCGGACAACGGCCCCGGCTGCTTCTCCGGTTCTGCTACCGAGATGGATGACGGCAAGCAGCTGCTGATGTACACCAGCGTGGTGGCAGAAAAGCAGCCCAATGGGGAGATGCGGGATATCCAGACCCAGAGCATCGCCATTGGTGACGGTCTCAACTACGAAAAGCCTGCCTGCAACCCGGTGCTGACCCAGAAAGACCTGCCGGAAGGCTTCAGCAAGTTTGATTTCCGGGACCCCAAGATCTGGCGTGAGGCCGACGGCACCTACTCCGCCGTCACCGTCTGCCTGGCCGAGGACGGCAGCGGCGCAGCGGCACTGTTCCAGAGCAAGGACGGCTTCGACTGGCACTTTGTCACGGTGTTGGAACGCTGCAACAATCAGTACGGCAAAATGTGGGAGTGCCCGGACTTCTTCCCGCTGGACGGCAAGCAGGTCTTGATGCTCGGCCCCATGGAGATGCTGCCCAAGGGCGAGTTCCACAACGGTCACAACGTGATTGCCTTCATCGGCAGCTACGACGAAGCCACCCACACCTTCACCAAGGAAAACGTGCAGCTGATGGACGGCGGCATCGACTTCTACGCCACCCAGACCACCCTTGCCCCGGACGGCCGCCGCATCATGACCGCATGGCTGCAGACATGGTCGGACACCGAGGATAAGCCCCAGGGCTGCAAGTGGTTCGGGCAGACCATCTGCCCCCGCGAGCTGCACATCAAGGATGGACGTATTGTTCAGGCCCCGGTGCGGGAGCTGGACGCCGTCCACGGCAAGCGTACCCTGCACGAAAATGTGACGGTGCAAAGCGAAACTTCTCTGGAAGGCATCAAGGGCCGTGTGGCGGATCTGACCGTCACGGTGCAGCCCGGCGAATACCGCTCCTTCACCCTGAAGCTGGCTGCTGATGCAGACCATTACACCAGCCTGACCTACGACCCCTACACCTCCGAGCTGACGCTGGATCGCAGCTATGCCGGTTCCCGTGCCGACATTGTTCACCGCCGCAGCTGCAAGGTGCGCAGCCAGAACGGTGCCCTGAAGCTCCGCATCCTGCTGGATAAAAACAGCATCGAAGTTTTCGCCAACGACGGTGAACAGACCATGACCGCATGGATCTACACCCCCCAGTCTGCCGACGGCATCACCTTTGCCGCAGACGGCAAAGCAACTGTTACGGTGGAACAGTTTGAGCTGAATTTGTAA
- a CDS encoding sugar ABC transporter permease: protein MKAKTASPETAVLTAERKLHNTWVYIKRHWQLYLLFLLPAVALTLVFKYAPMGGVLIAFQKYNPFKGIWGSEWVGFKNFTRFMSSPDFQRYLINTLKLSVYGLLWGFPIPILLAFLLNRIESKKIKQKVQLVLYMPNFISVIVLCGIVRVLLSVTGPVNGLLHTSINFMTLPEAFRPIYIISGIWQGAGWASIMYTASLSNASKDLKEAAMIDGANLIQQIMTVEWPAIKDMVVIQFILQAGNIMSIGFEKAYALQTDLNLNTAEIIATYVYKKGLLDGDYSFSTAVGLFNTVVNVILLIAVNKIVAKMNDGKGL from the coding sequence ATGAAAGCAAAGACGGCCTCGCCGGAAACGGCTGTGCTGACAGCAGAACGCAAGCTGCACAACACATGGGTCTACATCAAACGGCATTGGCAGCTTTACCTGTTGTTCCTGCTGCCTGCCGTGGCGCTGACGCTGGTGTTCAAGTACGCTCCCATGGGCGGTGTTCTGATCGCGTTCCAGAAGTACAATCCCTTCAAGGGCATCTGGGGCAGCGAGTGGGTAGGCTTCAAAAACTTTACCCGCTTCATGTCCTCGCCGGACTTCCAGCGCTATCTGATCAACACCCTGAAGCTGAGCGTCTACGGTCTGCTGTGGGGCTTCCCGATCCCCATCCTGCTGGCATTCCTGCTCAACCGTATCGAGAGCAAGAAGATCAAGCAGAAGGTGCAGCTGGTGCTGTATATGCCCAACTTCATCTCGGTCATCGTGCTGTGCGGCATCGTCCGGGTGCTGCTGAGTGTCACCGGTCCGGTGAACGGCCTGCTTCACACCAGCATCAACTTCATGACGCTGCCGGAAGCGTTCCGCCCCATCTACATCATCAGCGGCATCTGGCAGGGTGCCGGCTGGGCATCCATCATGTACACCGCATCCCTTTCTAACGCCAGCAAAGATCTGAAGGAAGCTGCGATGATCGACGGCGCAAACCTGATCCAGCAGATCATGACGGTGGAGTGGCCCGCCATTAAGGATATGGTCGTTATTCAGTTTATCCTGCAGGCAGGCAACATCATGAGCATCGGTTTTGAAAAAGCCTATGCCCTGCAAACGGACCTGAACCTGAACACTGCCGAGATCATTGCAACGTACGTTTATAAAAAGGGCCTGTTGGACGGCGATTACAGCTTTTCCACGGCAGTCGGTCTGTTCAACACCGTTGTCAACGTCATCCTGCTGATCGCAGTGAACAAGATCGTTGCCAAAATGAACGATGGCAAGGGCTTGTAA
- a CDS encoding extracellular solute-binding protein, translated as MKKLISRRNFLKVCALAGSAAALSACGGKSTGSGNSAAADVDVTGAVTFPLSEKVTFTGMTSFPVGSEPEPNNRTIFKRLEEQTNVHIDWTAIQSDQWSDKITLNMSNPNTLTDFVFTADFTDSNLLRYADQGVILNLEDYIDNNMPYLQKVFEQYPEYRTMCTDSDGHIWALPWIEQLGSEKTAIQTIGNMSFINTKWLNFLGLSMPTTVDEFEQVLIAFRDNAASIKAEYGIDGDIIPMSCIVNNGDQDPSILINGFGEGYGDADKDRHIAVTNDRKVICAATQQGYRDGLDWLHKLYAEKLIDPECFTQEWSTYVSKGKAGRYGVCFSWDVANIDNLTDWEPLPALTADTRNITPQNGSFTSGFARGRCVVTAKATNPALVCAWLDQMYAPLQSPQNNWGTYGDAEGFNIFELSTNDKGEPMLKHAPLGDASPVEVREAQCVSGPLAVLDDYYGVYVTCPDDAQYRLDWIKEIYTPDMNNDYVYPNVFMSSEDTEQVSNLQADLQTYMNTQKADWIMNGTKDAEWNEYLSKLEDYGLSDYLGIMQKYLDAYYA; from the coding sequence ATGAAAAAGCTGATCTCTCGCCGCAACTTCCTCAAAGTCTGCGCTCTGGCGGGTTCTGCCGCTGCTCTGTCTGCCTGTGGCGGCAAATCCACCGGCAGCGGCAATTCTGCTGCCGCAGATGTGGACGTGACCGGTGCCGTTACATTTCCGCTGTCCGAAAAGGTCACCTTTACCGGTATGACCAGCTTCCCTGTGGGCAGCGAACCCGAACCGAACAACCGCACCATCTTCAAGCGTCTGGAAGAGCAGACCAATGTGCACATCGACTGGACCGCCATCCAGTCCGACCAGTGGAGCGATAAGATCACCCTGAATATGTCCAACCCCAACACCCTGACGGATTTCGTTTTTACTGCTGATTTTACCGACAGCAATCTGCTGCGCTACGCAGATCAGGGTGTCATCCTCAATCTGGAAGACTACATTGACAACAATATGCCTTATCTCCAGAAGGTCTTTGAGCAGTACCCGGAGTACCGCACCATGTGCACCGACAGCGATGGCCACATCTGGGCACTGCCCTGGATCGAGCAGCTCGGCTCGGAAAAGACCGCCATCCAGACCATTGGCAACATGAGCTTCATCAATACCAAGTGGCTGAACTTCCTCGGTCTGTCGATGCCCACCACAGTGGACGAGTTTGAGCAGGTGCTGATTGCATTCCGTGATAACGCCGCTTCTATCAAGGCAGAGTATGGCATTGACGGCGACATCATCCCCATGTCCTGCATCGTCAACAACGGCGATCAGGACCCCAGCATCCTCATCAATGGCTTTGGCGAAGGCTACGGCGATGCAGACAAAGACCGCCATATCGCCGTTACCAACGACCGGAAAGTCATCTGTGCCGCCACCCAGCAGGGCTACCGTGATGGTCTGGACTGGCTGCACAAGCTGTATGCCGAGAAGCTCATTGACCCGGAGTGCTTCACGCAGGAGTGGTCCACCTATGTTTCCAAGGGCAAGGCTGGCCGCTATGGTGTCTGCTTCAGCTGGGATGTTGCCAACATTGACAACCTGACCGACTGGGAGCCGCTGCCCGCCCTGACCGCCGATACCCGCAATATCACCCCGCAGAACGGTTCTTTCACCAGCGGCTTTGCCCGCGGCAGATGCGTTGTCACCGCAAAGGCGACTAATCCTGCACTGGTTTGCGCATGGCTGGATCAGATGTACGCACCCCTCCAGTCTCCGCAGAACAACTGGGGTACTTACGGCGATGCGGAAGGCTTTAACATTTTTGAACTGTCCACCAACGATAAGGGCGAGCCCATGCTGAAGCACGCTCCTCTGGGCGATGCTTCTCCCGTGGAAGTCCGTGAAGCGCAGTGTGTCAGTGGACCTCTGGCGGTTCTGGATGATTACTATGGTGTATACGTTACCTGCCCGGACGATGCACAGTACCGTCTGGACTGGATCAAGGAGATCTACACCCCGGATATGAACAACGATTATGTCTATCCCAATGTCTTTATGAGCAGCGAGGACACCGAGCAGGTCTCTAACCTGCAGGCAGATCTGCAGACCTACATGAATACGCAGAAGGCCGACTGGATCATGAACGGCACGAAGGATGCAGAGTGGAACGAATATCTGAGCAAGCTGGAAGACTACGGTCTGTCCGACTATCTGGGCATTATGCAGAAATATCTGGATGCTTACTACGCATAA
- a CDS encoding carbohydrate ABC transporter permease, producing MARACKEGFTMAKQKKSKMALYTRQDKIILYCGYALLGLFLLAIIVPMIYIVIASFMDPVTLQNKGISFDFSKWSLDAYQRVVSDKQIWVGFRNAVLYSIIFTIISVAVTMLAAYPMSLPDFKGKGIFNTLFVITMFFSGGLIPTYLLINNLGLLDSMWAVILPGAFSVWNMIIARTYYQGIPRELREAADVDGASEMLYFFKILLPVCMPVVAVLALWQFVAMWNSYFDAMIYLNSASKQPLQLVLRSILIQSQPESGMIADIQSTAERAKMAELLKYATIIISSLPLLVMYPFFQKYFDAGIMAGSIKG from the coding sequence ATGGCAAGGGCTTGTAAGGAGGGGTTTACCATGGCAAAACAGAAAAAATCAAAAATGGCCCTCTACACCAGACAAGATAAGATCATCCTGTACTGCGGCTACGCACTTCTGGGCTTGTTCCTGCTGGCGATCATCGTTCCGATGATCTACATCGTCATCGCGTCCTTTATGGACCCGGTCACTCTGCAAAACAAGGGCATCTCCTTTGATTTCAGCAAGTGGAGTCTGGATGCTTACCAGCGTGTCGTTTCGGACAAGCAGATCTGGGTCGGCTTCAGGAACGCGGTGCTTTACTCGATCATCTTCACCATCATCTCGGTAGCTGTGACGATGCTTGCCGCTTATCCCATGTCGCTGCCGGACTTCAAAGGCAAAGGGATCTTCAACACATTGTTTGTGATCACGATGTTTTTCAGCGGCGGTCTGATCCCCACCTACCTGCTCATCAACAATCTGGGTCTGCTGGATTCCATGTGGGCGGTCATTCTGCCGGGAGCATTCAGCGTGTGGAACATGATCATTGCCCGTACCTATTATCAAGGCATCCCGCGTGAGCTGCGCGAAGCTGCGGATGTGGATGGAGCCAGCGAGATGCTTTACTTCTTCAAGATCCTGCTGCCCGTCTGTATGCCGGTGGTGGCAGTTCTGGCCCTGTGGCAGTTCGTGGCCATGTGGAACAGCTACTTTGACGCCATGATCTACCTGAACAGCGCATCGAAGCAGCCGCTGCAGCTGGTGCTGCGTTCCATCCTGATCCAGAGCCAGCCGGAATCCGGCATGATCGCAGATATCCAGAGCACTGCCGAACGTGCCAAGATGGCAGAGCTGCTCAAATATGCAACCATTATTATTTCCAGTCTGCCGCTGCTGGTGATGTATCCCTTCTTCCAGAAGTATTTTGATGCCGGCATCATGGCTGGTTCCATTAAAGGCTGA